Proteins from one Podospora pseudoanserina strain CBS 124.78 chromosome 1, whole genome shotgun sequence genomic window:
- the RPS21 gene encoding 40S ribosomal protein S21 (COG:J; EggNog:ENOG503P5CA) codes for MRAQPAVHFLFESCGGVDSGLCTQAHRPRHPPNHSKTDRNSRLLKFCQSCPLRHRKANPNPSFRSTHHQVAAMENDKGEIVDLYVPRKCSATGRIIKAKDHGSCQITIAKVDENGRAIQGENIIYALSGFVRAMGESDDALNRLAQRDGLLKNVWSAQR; via the exons ATGAGGGCCCAACCTGCGGTCCACTTCCTTTTTGAGAGCTGTGGTGGGGTCGATTCTGGTCTGTGCACACAAGCCCACAGACCCCGGCACCCACCAAATCACTCCAAAACTGATCGAAATTCAAGACTCTTGAAATTTTGCCAGTCCTGCCCTCTCCGACACCGCAAAGCAAACCCAAACCCGTCTTTTCGCAGCACTCATCACCAAGTCGCAGCCATGGAGAACGACAAGGGAGAGATCGTCGATCT TTACGTCCCCCGCAAGTGCTCTGCGACGGGCCGCATTATCAAGGCCAAGGACCACGGTTCTTGCCAGatcaccatcgccaaggTCGACGAGAACGGCCGGGCCATCCAGGGCGAGAACATCATTTATGCTCTCTCCGGTTTCGTTCGCGCCATGGGCGAGAGCGACGATGCTCTGAACAGACTTGCTCAGCGTGACGGTCTTCTCAAGAACGTCTGGTCTGCCCAGAGATAA
- a CDS encoding hypothetical protein (EggNog:ENOG503P51P), with product MPHTLGLSALSGQNNHRKHSQQKTTMSATVLIGQAPTNLGPLTTTFTPPPECTVAVGAGRGGFLGDLFGGGDDKSIAYLGQACSRNRAVDDTACWPATSEGAESKKAPLNGWGFYSPGLHCPVGYATACAATGGSGGGSGWPVQFRLLAGETAVGCCPSGYGCANINGQTCTLVVTSSTIPTVTCDGSKSQNFGFQTVPDPEASITAFSMFAPMIQINWQSSDRPATTTSSTGTGSTASSTRPTTSNPLASASGTKVIDTEDESAEETLVLDDNSQATGTGRVPTRTLGAPGSASDAADASSGEDSEGLSSNVKVGLGVVGASVVLLALVIGLFWCWRKRKNAAEEQELDRLYGQKTATGSTSDLTRSDEIPGWCRGQRLATPTQKEPFFRESLREMRMPAEPYQHGGSPYFRDPGYRV from the exons ATGCCCCATACTTTGGGTCTCTCTGCTCTTTCTGGCCAAAACAACCACCGGAAACACTCGCAGCAAAAAACGACCATGTCGGCCACAGTCCTCATCGGGCAGGCTCCCACCAATCTTGGCCCACTGACCACAACATtcacaccaccgccagaaTGCACAGTAGCAGTTGGCGCAGGAAGGGGCGGGTTCCTTGGGGACTTgttcgggggaggggatgacaAGAGTATTGCATATCTGGGACAAGCATGCTCTCGAAATCGAGCTGTCGATGATACAGCATGTTGGCCAGCGACCTCAGAGGGCGCAGAGTCAAAGAAAGCGCCCTTGAACGGGTGGGGCTTCTACTCGCCGGGCCTGCATTGCCCAGTGGGTTATGCGACTGCTTGTGCGGCAACAGGTGGAAGTGGTGGGGGGTCTGGATGGCCGGTCCAGTTCAGGCTTCTCGCCGGAGAAACTGCTGTTGGCTGTTGCCCCAG TGGGTATGGTTGTGCCAATATCAACGGGCAAACATGCACACTGGTGGTGACATCGTCGACTATTCCAACAGTCACCTGCGATGGCAGCAAAAGCCAAAACTTTGGCTTTCAAACAGTCCCAGACCCTGAAGCATCCATCACAGCATTCAGCATGTTTGCCCCGATGATTCAGATCAACTGGCAGAGCAGCGATCggccagccaccaccacatcatctACCGGCACTGGGTCAACAGCGTCCTCCACCagaccaacaacatcaaacccCCTAGCCTCGGCATCTGGCACCAAAGTCATTGACACAGAGGACGAATCTGCCGAAGAGACGCTTGTGCTCGATGATAATTCCCAGGCGACTGGGACAGGAAGGGTGCCAACAAGGACGCTTGGAGCTCCGGGATCGGCTTCGGATGCAGCTGATGCAAGCTCTGGCGAAGATAGCGAAGGGTTGTCATCGAACGTCAAGGTTGGACTTGGTGTAGTGGGAGCTTCCGTGGTGCTGTTGGCTTTGGTAATTGGGCTGttttggtgctggaggaaaCGAAAGAATGCTGCAGAAGAGCAGGAGCTCGATCGGCTGTATGGGCAAAAGACTGCGACAGGTTCGACCAGTGATTTGACCAGAAGCGACGAGATTCCtggatggtgtcgaggacAGCGTTTGGCAACGCCGACGCAAAAGGAGCCATTTTTCAGGGAAAGTCTGCGAGAGATGAGGATGCCGGCAGAGCCATATCAACATGGAGGGTCGCCATATTTTCGGGACCCAGGATATCGTGTATAA
- a CDS encoding hypothetical protein (COG:S; EggNog:ENOG503P35C), which produces MSPKTLRIGVLLELVQLSDIMGIDLFGNLSASYLNQVLPLDPKFGVFTPHAMNIEFFYIASSLEPATTTPPNASLPNSIGGFRFLPNVTYDDCPRDLDIILIGGPLPTHRPEAADRFMKEAWGKTRVWMTTCIGSLWLASTGLLEGKKVTTNKEFLPVARAGFPGTEWVYQRWVVDEKPYEGGDGKGELWTAGGAGAGIDMIARYCLDNFDKEFVNIMALEGLEFNPGGQAGQFYPVKEGERRVIV; this is translated from the exons ATgtcccccaaaaccctccgcatcggcgtcctcctcgagctAGTCCAGCTCTCCGACATCATGGGCATCGATCTCTTCGGCAACCTCTCGGCCAGCTACTTGAACCAGGTCCTTCCTCTCGACCCCAAGTTTGGCGTCTTTACCCCTCACGCAATGAACATTGAGTTCTTTTacatcgcctcctccctcgaacCGGCAACCACCACGCCCCCCAACGCCTCCCTGCCAAACTCCATCGGCGGGTTCAGATTCTTGCCCAATGTGACCTATGATGACTGTCCGAGGGACCTTGACATCATTCTCATTGGCGGCCCGCTGCCCACCCATAGACCTGAAGCAGCGGACAGGTTCATGAAGGAGGCCTGGGGCAAGACGAGGGTGTGGATGACGACTTGCATTGGGAGCTTGTGGCTGGCTTCGactgggttgttggaggggaagaaggtgacgACCAACAAGGAGTTTTTGCCAGTGGCGCGAGCGGGATTTCCCGGCACCGAGTGGGTTTACcagaggtgggtggtggatgagaagccttatgaggggggggatggtaAGGGGGAGCTCTGGACAgcgggaggggcgggggCTG GTATTGATATGATTGCGAGGTATTGTCTGGACAACTTTGACAAGGAGTTTGTCAATATTATGGCGCttgaggggttggagttTAATCCTGGAGGGCAGGCTGGCCAGTTTTACCCCGTTAAAGAAGGTGAGAGGAGGGTTATTGTGTGA
- a CDS encoding hypothetical protein (EggNog:ENOG503NU5N; COG:S), translating to MSAESTRPLLLPQNRKLRHLRGISLRNLAFTRPRGRTIDDAALNKSPAKLESLRNSPQIHHALSSEQLRPGPGRRRSTNLVGASPVTRQKRIEDTFDSKLADAFFSLHVEGEEEPVYISEVAERATNFNFSLFELSELDSTITQTPRVTIKIWTNRHDTWSLLLEDDVDLRALNWLGTMQNVHFPPNSLVFHMVDGIYSLELSNKYPPPKKMPPIPTSSYNALMRLATLDNSIQDALATRESLTRQINDLLAKETPNQVPAAQDSLALAEKYLAVQKRTVEASKKRNQELRASIEARRSAIAEGRALQERAETDVNNATEKLAHSKILLARTREQIHGQRRRICEDLDRIWRINSVSTPGTPPLSFTICDLPLPNTIYDDALLKGTGSDTLSAALGYVAQLTDNLQCYLGVPLPYPIRPYGSRSTIRDEISQLPDTQRDFPLYVPRGGSSAQYRFDYGWFLLNKDIETLCVSQGLKVVDIRHTLPNLKYLLYVCSAGTDEIPDRKRGGVRGLWAGRYRNLTVAGMTADDEASSFGGSRRGSDASSVVGGIGQRRGEDLRGKIIGGSTGNGGVPGFEEAEVKMTLRTKGMRESVAQ from the exons ATGTCCGCCGAGTCCACGCGCCCCCTGCTGTTGCCCCAGAATCGCAAACTCCGTCATCTTCGAGGCATCTCGCTGAGAAACCTCGCCTTTACGCGACCGCGCGGCCGAACCATTGACGATGCTGCTCTTAACAAGAGCCCTGCCAAGCTCGAGTCCCTGCGAAATTCACCCCAGATACACCATGCCCTCTCTTCGGAACAGCTACGACCGGGTccagggcggcggaggagcaCCAACCTTGTTGGTGCCAGTCCAGTGACAAGGCAGAAACGAATCGAGGATACATTCGACAGCAAGCTGGCCGACGCATTCTTCTCCCTTCATGtcgaaggagaggaagagccCGTCTATATCAGCGAGGTTGCCGAGAGGGCTACA AATTTTAATTTTAGCTTATTCGAACTGTCTGAGCTGGACTCGACCATTACCCAGACCCCGAGAGTCACCATCAAGATATGGACCAATAGACACGATACATGGagcttgctgctggaggaCGATGTCGACCTGAGGGCGCTCAACTGGCTGGGCACCATGCAGAATGTGCACTTCCCACCGAACAGCCTGGTCTTCCACATGGTTGACGGCATCTACTCGCTCGAACTTTCCAACAAATACCCCCCACCAAAGAAGATGCCCCCGATACCCACGTCGTCTTACAATGCCCTCATGCGCCTCGCAACACTTGACAATTCGATCCAAGACGCTCTAGCCACCCGCGAGTCACTCACTCGGCAAATTAACGACCTCCTGGCCAAAGAGACCCCCAACCAAGTCCCCGCAGCCCAAGACTCTCTCGCCCTCGCCGAGAAATATCTAGCGGTGCAGAAGCGCACCGTTGAAGCCTCCAAAAAGCGCAACCAAGAGCTTCGCGCCTCAATCGAAGCCCGGCGGTCCGCCATTGCTGAAGGCAGGGCCCTCCAGGAAAGGGCCGAGACCGACGTTAACAACGCCACCGAGAAGCTTGCCCACTCCAAGATACTCCTTGCCAGAACAAGAGAGCAAATTCACGGCCAGCGCCGGCGCATTTGCGAAGACCTTGACAGAATCTGGCGCATCAACTCTGTCTCCACTCCTGGGACACCTCCCTTATCATTTACCATCTGCGATTTGCCGCTCCCCAACACGATTTACGACGACGCACTCCTCAAAGGAACTGGAAGCGATACCCTCAGCGCTGCGCTGGGGTATGTAGCCCAGCTGACAGACAACCTGCAGTGTTACCTGGGTGTTCCACTGCCCTATCCCATCCGGCCATACGGGTCTCGGTCAACCATCCGGGATGAGATTTCGCAACTACCAGACACACAACGAGATTTCCCACTCTATGTTCCTAGGGGAGGGTCAAGCGCGCAATACCGTTTCGACTATGGGTGGTTTCTACTCAACAAGGATATCGAGACGTTGTGTGTCAGCCAGGGGTTGAAGGTTGTGGACATCAGGCACACGCTACCGAACCTGAAGTATCTGCTGTATGTCTGCAGCGCGGGGACGGACGAGATACCAGACCGGAAGAGAGgcggggtgagggggttgtgggcggGACGGTATAGGAACTTGACGGTGGCGGGGATGACAGCAGATGATGAGGCGAGTAGCTTTGGAGGGAGTAGGAGGGGCAGCGATGCTAGCAGTGTCGTTGGTGGTAttgggcagaggaggggCGAGGATCTGAGGGGGAAGATTATCGGCGGCAGTACCGGGAACGGGGGTGTGCctgggtttgaggaggcggaggtcaAGATGACGTTGCGGACGAaagggatgagggagagtgTTGCGCAGTAG
- a CDS encoding hypothetical protein (EggNog:ENOG503PWW0), with amino-acid sequence MFPHHTSVFFYHPHHQQTQPTCSLPTLKMKLTTLLTTASLALLTTLTTAAPAPAPAPAAIEARHSTSARFSKFTATCTSTSCSYAATLTLLPENITVNFSHTTSGSTIPANSGHWTSSSDPLVFLRWNKTPFNEYRIVVSDIHVVGTSVILDFFSPAADWVAQPNPTSYVGSQTFEAV; translated from the exons ATGTtcccccaccacacctctgttttcttttaccatccccatcaccaacagacACAACCAACTTGCTCACTTCCAACTCTCAAAATgaagctcaccaccctcctcaccaccgcctccttggccctcctcaccaccctcaccaccgcggctcctgctcctgctcccgccCCGGCCGCCATCGAAGCCCGCCACTCCACCTCTGCCCGCTTCTCCAAGTTCACAGCAACCtgcacctccacctcctgctc CTACGCCGCCACCctgaccctcctccccgaaaACATCACCGTCAACTTCTCGCACACCACCTCAGgcagcaccatccccgccaacTCTGGCCACTGGACCTCGAGCAGCGACCCTCTCGTGTTCCTCCGGTGGAACAAGACCCCGTTCAACGAGTACCGGATCGTGGTGTCGGATATTCACGTCGTCGGGACTTCGGTGATCTTGGACTTTTTCAGCCCCGCGGCCGACTGGGTTGCTCAGCCCAACCCTACTTCTTATGTTGGCAGTCAGACTTTTGAGGCTGTGTAG
- a CDS encoding hypothetical protein (EggNog:ENOG503PWUH) yields MHAAIRMKPAVSRTVTLGIRPYASRAKGARQGAKSAASSLNRTSDQQAQHMEFTSNRSIFGPSTHTTGTTVNRHFPSSAASPIDERARSFYSTVIYHGQIPNSDYEFDESQVFGSEVKVNPTQSEANVAADRGDIDPLPQGMHHTILMGAGEAGGRPTEAEEDVHADLYMDDPLRGRKY; encoded by the coding sequence ATGCATGCCGCCATCAGAATGAAACCCGCCGTCTCGAGAACTGTGACCCTAGGCATCAGGCCATATGCCTCCCGCGCCAAAGGGGCTCGCCAGGGTGCCAAATCGGCGGCCTCGTCTCTGAATCGGACCTCGGATCAGCAGGCTCAACACATGGAGTTCACCTCCAACAGATCCATCTTTGGGCCGTCGACACATACAACCGGTACTACCGTCAACCGCCATTTCCCTTCGTCTGCTGCCTCTCCCATTGACGAACGAGCACGCTCTTTCTACTCTACCGTGATCTATCACGGCCAGATTCCCAATAGCGACTATGAGTTTGACGAATCCCAAGTCTTTGGCAGcgaggtcaaggtcaacccGACGCAAAGTGAGGCCAACGTGGCTGCGGACAGAGGTGACATCGATCCTCTTCCACAGGGAATGCATCACACCATTCTGATGGGGgctggagaggcaggaggacGGCcgaccgaggccgaggaggatgtgcaTGCGGATTTGTACATGGATGACCCGTTGCGTGGAAGAAAATACTGA
- the PHR1,CRY-2 gene encoding Deoxyribodipyrimidine photolyase (COG:L; COG:T; EggNog:ENOG503NUHD) — protein sequence MAPKFPPSRCPCGQCRANKGSWKRTGSGCDVRDTMTSTTIGRLGVRLAIAAILTCRCTKQTGHRCKQVFAVSLLSSFTKSPMFLLLRACRLSQGIASLSTLHLHSHYCRPALNFTIMPASRYPKRKPSANGAPSTNGTLNGTKGFIKPEPDQPPPEKKRKTVLAEPPSEPSLSSDPLREPHPFHQDAEKHGIVLRNYYPHEMSTARARAYNNNELPRPIELLKAAQADTAEHRANTPVAGAVVHWFKMDLRTTDNTALFCASQKAQAAGVPLIALYILSPQDFEAHLTAPVRVDFMLRTLEILKKDLAALDIPLWVETVKKRKEIPSRIVELMSEWGASHLFANMEYEVDELRRDARMARLLAKRGLVMDVLHDTCIVPPGRLTSGSGAQYAVYTPWFRTWVRHVHENLDLLELVESPTKNPESTRQKLAHIFECPIPSAPENKTLSKEDRERFRALWPAGEHEAMKRLSKFADQAIGKYQQNRNIPSNPGTSSLSVHFASGTLSARTAVRTARGRNNTKKLDGGNEGIQTWISEVAWRDFYKHVLVQWPYICMNKPFKPEYANIEWSYNMEHFDAWKEGRTGFPIVDAAMRQLRFMGWVHNRCRMIVASFLCKDLLLDWRMGEKYFMEHLVDGDFASNNGGWGFSASVGVDPQPYFRIFNPLLQSEKFDPDGEYIRKWVPELKEVKGKAIHDPYGRGAAALAIKAGYPKHIVEHKGARERTLAAYKKGIDSGL from the exons ATGGCCCCAAAATTcccgccatcaaggtgtcCCTGCGGTCAGTGCCGCGCTAACAAAGGAAGCTGGAAACGGACCGGATCGGGGTGCGATGTCAGAGACACCATGACGTCCACCACGATCGGGCGGCTGGGTGTCCGATTGGCGATCGCCGCAATCTTGACGTGCCGCTGCACAAAACAAACGGGCCACCGCTGTAAGCAAGTGTTTGCAGTGTcccttctttcctctttcaCAAAAAGTCCCATGTTTCTCCTACTTCGTGCTTGTAGACTCTCGCAAGGTATTGCATCTCTGTCCACTCTCCACCTACACTCCCACTACTGTCGGCCAGCTCtcaacttcaccatcatgcCGGCTAGTAGATATCCCAAACGAAAGCCCTCCGCCAACGGTGCGCCAAGCACTAATGGCACGTTGAATGGTACCAAGGGGTTCATCAAGCCCGAACCTGACCAACCGCCTCCAGAGAAGAAGCGCAAGACCGTCCTCGCCGAACCCCCTTCCGAACCATCTCTGTCGTCAGACCCCTTGCGAGAGCCGcaccccttccaccaagATGCCGAAAAACATGGCATCGTCCTCCGGAATTACTACCCTCACGAAATGTCCACTGCGCGTGCCAGGGCATACAACAACAATGAGTTGCCCCGACCTATCGAGCTGCTAAAGGCTGCACAGGCAGATACAGCTGAACACAGAGCCAACACGCCAGTTGCAGGGGCAGTGGTGCACTGGTTCAAGATGGACTTGAGAACAACAGACAACACGGCTCTGTTTTGTGCCAGTCAAAAGGCTCAGGCTGCTGGCGTGCCACTCATTGCGCTGTACATCCTCAGTCCGCAAGACTTTGAGGCACACTTGACTGCTCCTGTGAGGGTGGACTTTATGCTGCGGACACTGGAAATCTTGAAGAAGGACCTTGCGGCGCTGGATATCCCTCTCTGGGTCGAGActgtgaagaagagaaaggagatACCAAGCAGGATTGTGGAGCTGATGAGCGAATGGGGAGCTAGTCACTTATTTGCCAACATGGAGTACGAAGTGGACGAGCTGAGAAGGGACGCCAGGATGGCGAGATTGCTGGCAAAAAGGGGGCTTGTCATGGATGTGTTGCATGATACCTGTATTGTGCCGCCGGGGAGGCTGACAAGTGGAAGCGGTGCGCAATATGCAGTGTACACACCCTGGTTCAGGACTTGGGTTCGACACGTTCACGAGAATCTAGACTTGTTGGAGCTGGTTGAATCCCCAACAAAGAATCCCGAGTCCACGAGACAAAAGCTTGCTCATATCTTCGAGTGTCCAATACCCTCAGCACCAGAAAACAAGACCTTGAGCAAGGAGGATCGGGAACGATTTCGGGCTTTATGGCCGGCTGGGGAGCACGAGGCAATGAAACGGTTGTCCAAGTTTGCAGACCAAGCCATTGGGAAGTACCAACAAAACCGAAACATCCCTTCCAACCCCGGCACCTCCAGCCTTTCTGTTCACTTTGCCAGTGGCACACTCAGCGCGAGGACAGCTGTTCGGACAGCCCGTGGTCGTAACAATACGAAAAAACTCGACGGAGGGAACGAGGGGATCCAGACTTGGATCAGCGAGGTTGCGTGGAGGGACTTTTACAAGCATGTGCTAGTCCAATGGCCGTATATCTG CATGAACAAGCCCTTCAAACCAGAGTACGCCAACATTGAGTGGTCCTACAACATGGAGCACTTTGACGCTTGGAAAGAAGGACGTACCGGATTTCCCATCGTCGACGCCGCCATGCGCCAGCTCCGTTTTATGGGTTGGGTGCACAACCGCTGCCGGATGATTGTTGCTTCCTTTCTGTGCAAGGACCTGCTTCTTGactggaggatgggggagaagTACTTTATGGAGCATCTTGTCGACGGCGATTTTGCGAGCAATAacggaggatgggggttttcGGCATCAGTGGGCGTGGACCCGCAGCCATACTTCCGCATCTTCAACCCGCTGCTACAGAGTGAGAAGTTTGACCCTGATGGAGAGTACATTCGCAAGTGGGTTCCAGAGCtgaaggaggtcaagggcaAGGCAATCCACGACCCATATGGGCGAGGGGCTGCCGCCTTGGCTATCAAGGCAGGGTATCCGAAGCACATTGTTGAGCATAAAGGTGCAAGAGAAAGGACATTGGCTGCATACAAGAAGGGAATAGACAGCGGTCTTTGA
- a CDS encoding hypothetical protein (EggNog:ENOG503PDRM; COG:S) yields the protein MIDTATTLPPNPSPDSPPPPSSSSSSSPPPPPPLPPGAPVVDFAGLAHDSLVVNIIASASICWFIAALFVALRFYTRGVLIKVIGGSDWSILVALIFAGATCGGVIEQATHGAGQHVWDLDPNDTPSAIAWGRAAWYGILFYLITLCFSKISILLLYIHLFTFKWARLAGQILLGIVIITHLFMALATFTACIPLNSYWDFTVEKKYCHAQSVWWSNTGMHMVTDFLIFLLPMPVVWSIRLPRRQKLALSGVFGFGFLVCFISILRLMQLIRVQTDLDFTYAAAELSYLTAVEVNGAIVCACVMTLKPFIAKFFPGLLSSRVSGSSNGQSGAGDNNQYYNYAEGRINGRGPPTIGSRPSKGVRNDLGSLASPTDLQYGFQGLGSSGEESENFQEKGGSRRNSKHWLGVVDGGAMGVRGNHDRYVEIRDGTDSGWAVDVERGKSLNSSPASPRSPVSRSRPGEDARMDYMLRTGRLSPGAAVPDDRIRVDTRVTITKE from the exons ATGATTGACACCGCCACCACATtaccacccaacccctcaccagattctccacctccgccatcatcatcatcatcatcatcaccaccaccgccgccgccgctgccgccaggGGCCCCAGTAGTCGACTTTGCAGGTCTAGCCCATGACTCTCTTGTGGTCAATATCATTGCCTCGGCTTCGATATGTTGGTTTATCGCAGCTCTTTTTGTGGCCCTCCGATTTTACACTAGAGGGGTCCTGATCAAAGTGATTGGGGGCTCAGACTGGAGTATACTTGTTGCCTTG ATATTCGCTGGTGCAACATGCGGAGGGGTGATTGAACAAGCAACACACGGCGCAGGTCAGCACGTCTGGGATCTTGACCCCAACGACACCCCCTCGGCGATTGCCTGGGGCCGGGCGGCCTGGTACGGCATCTTGTTCTACCTCATCACGCTTTGCTTCTCCAAAATCAGCATCCTGCTGCTGTATATCCATTTGTTCACCTTCAagtgggcgaggttggcggggCAGATCCTGCTCGGGATTGTGATCATCACGCACCTGTTCATGGCGCTGGCGACGTTTACGGCGTGTATACCGCTGAATAGCTATTGGGATTTTACCGTGGAGAAAAAGTACTGCCATGCGCAGAGTGTGTGGTGGAGCAATACGGGGATGCATATGG TGACTGACTTTTTGATCTTTTTGTTGCCCATGCCGGTTGTCTGGTCCatccgcctccctcgccgccagaAGCTGGCATTGTCGGGGGtgtttggttttgggttCTTGGTCTGTTTTATTTCTATCCTTCGACTGATGCAGCTTATTCGGGTTCAGACCGACCTTGATTTCAcctacgccgccgccgagctcAGCTATCTTACCGCGGTTGAGGTTAACGGTGCTATTGTTTGCGCCTGTGTCATGACGTTGAAACCTTTTATTGCCAAGTTCTTCCCTGGGCTTCTCAGCTCGAGGGTATCGGGATCGTCGAATGGGCAAAGTGGTGCGGGGGATAACAACCAGTATTATAATTACGCGGAGGGGCGGATCAACGGACGAGGGCCTCCTACGATTGGGAGCAGGCCGTCAAAGGGAGTGCGGAATGACTTGGGGTCGTTGGCCAGTCCGACGGATTTGCAGTATGGATTCCAGGGATTGGGATCGTCGGGCGAGGAGTCGGAAAACTTTCAGGAAAAGGGAGGGAGTAGGAGGAACAGCAAACATTggcttggggtggtggatgggggagcgatgggggtgagggggaatCATGATCGGTATGTGGAGATTAGGGATGGGACGGATTCTGGGTGGGCAGTGGATGttgagagggggaaaagCTTGAATTCTAGTCCTGCCAGCCCGAGGTCTCCGGTTAGCAGGAGTCGGCCGGGGGAGGATGCTCGGATGGATTATATGCTCAGGACGGGGAGGTTAAGTCCTGGGGCTGCGGTGCCGGATGACAGGATTAGGGTTGATACGAGGGTTACTATCACAAAGGAGTAG
- a CDS encoding hypothetical protein (EggNog:ENOG503PNRV), translating into MHFFCCLFASSCDDIPSHQPRSTENLDAMAILPSIPGLTVTVEVADRPTKEYDDPDADSMQIEMQREEFDHHATPDLPYVVKYIEAKPGAFYHYRVSIQPRRFHYVSDHVGFTVVNDGRETGMTHLTFNDRVEKLGLSLVERTVGSTVSRTRGGSYINRYFCFSALNVVESDQFTTDQVKKQTARAKETGVLKVHLYHMDVSEGYKPQIISGSGPENETTVTMAEKSLKGRAVDCVTSSVVRPRADHPGLYPTDNYHDPKKRPFAVFEFRYRSKEGLIKEGIIPRPTVSGDIKEMSETEVRRKLAELLEKQKFGPDTKPARLKREADRMEVDDWAPDPAFETRYKTRRLSHGQMEIDLTED; encoded by the exons ATGCATTTCTTCTGCTGCCTGTTTGCATCAAGTTGCGACGacatcccatctcatcaaccacgcAGCACCGAGAATCTGGACGCCATGGCTATTCTCCCATCCATTCCTGGTCTCACCGTGACAGTGGAGGTGGCAGACAGACCCACGAAAGAATATGACGACCCCGACGCGGATTCTATGCAGATTGAGATGCAACGTGAAGAGTTTGATCACCACGCCACCCCCGACCTTCCGTACGTCGTCAAGTACATTGAAGCCAAACCTGGGGCCTTTTATCATTATCGAGTCAGCATTCAGCCTCGACGATTTCACTACGTATCCGATCATGTTGGCTTCACTGTCGTCAATGACGGCCGCGAGACAGGCATGACCCATTTAACATTTAATGATCGTGTCGAGAAACTCGGTCTCAGCCTCGTAGAGCGGACAGTGGGTTCGACGGTGTCACGAACTCGCGGGGGTAGCTACATCAATCGATATTTTTGTTTTTCAGCTCTCAATGTTG TCGAGTCGGACCAGTTCACGACCGATCAAGTCAAAAAGCAGACCGCTCGGGCGAAAGAGACCGGGGTTCTTAAAGTCCATTTGTATCACATGGACGTATCTGAAGGCTATAAGCCGCAAATAATCAGTGGTTCCGGCCCCGAAAATGAAACGACAGTGACCATGGCCGAAAAATCCCTCAAGGGCAGGGCTGTTGACTGCGTCACGAG CTCCGTCGTTCGCCCTCGGGCTGATCATCCTGGGTTGTATCCAACAGACAACTATCATGATCCGAAAAAACGCCCCTTTGCGGTTTTTGAGTTCCGTTATCGTTCGAAAG AGGGTCTCATCAAAGAAGGCATTATTCCGCGGCCAACTGTCTCCGGCGATATCAAGGAGATGAGTGAAACAGAGGTTCGACGGAAGTTGGCAGAGCTTCTGGAGAAGCAAAAG TTTGGACCGGACACGAAGCCTGCGAGGCTCAAGCGCGAAGCTGACAGAATGGAAGTGGACGATTGGGCCCCAGATCCTGCCTTCGAGACTCGGTACAAAACTCGGAGATTATCCCATGGCCAGATGGAGATTGATCTCACCGAGGACTGA